Proteins from one Podospora pseudoanserina strain CBS 124.78 chromosome 1, whole genome shotgun sequence genomic window:
- a CDS encoding hypothetical protein (COG:P; EggNog:ENOG503NV93) codes for MSSPPTTRPMFPRSAFLLLQDEPPIAPMGHGALASLIRNRPAVALANPLSFGGRDEEEGAAETVEDEAHRRDERRMSAILNSSHMRSMRLIGNSNPRYRWEKYWKTQEELAAMKKDIREYYERVNYLVQQYLYIDRLLDSSLPHDLLNEYNNMPASAFRGVEIPATIRENLPTTSQEPARKVKRTPKDIYRSTETTPLLQSNGGAAVDDDDLENGGRAKPEIPWLEDDLVDSDAPIVTLAIYINFAANVILLAGKIAVIISVPSVSVLASLVDAVLDFISTVIVWVTTVLIRQQDQYRYPIGRRRLEPLGVLVFSVIMITSFVQVALEAIQRLLSPDRHIIELVVLALVSHGEELERTGPAQKLVRQMRVQM; via the exons ATGAGTTCGCCACCGACAACGCGCCCCATGTTCCCGCGCTCTGcatttctcctcctccaagatGAACCGCCAATTGCGCCCATGGGCCACGGGGCGCTGGCTTCGCTGATCAGGAATCGGCCTGCAGTGGCATTAGCAAACCCTTTGTCTTTTGGTGGCcgcgatgaggaagaaggcgcGGCTGAAACGGTTGAAGATGAGGCGCATAGGCGAGACGAGCGCCGCATGAGTGCCATCTTGAACAGCTCTCACATGCGCAGCATGCGCCTGATCGGAAATAGCAACCCACGATATCGATGGGAAAAATACTGGAAAACCCAAGAGGAGCTGGCCGCTATGAAGAAGGATATACGCGAGTACTATGAACGCGTCAACTACCTGGTCCAGCAGTATCTCTACATTGACCGCCTCCTGGACTCATCTTTGCCTCATGACCTGCTCAATGAGTACAACAACATGCCCGCATCTGCCTTTCGCGGTGTCGAGATACCCGCCACCATCAGGGAAAACTTACCAACCACGTCACAAGAGCCCGCGCGCAAGGTAAAACGGACTCCAAAGGATATTTACCGGTCTACCGAGACGACTCCTCTACTTCAAAGCAACGGCGGGGCAGCTGTGGACGATGACGACCTTGAAAACGGAGGGCGTGCCAAACCTGAAATCCCATGGCTTGAAGATGACCTCGTCGACAGCGATGCCCCCATTGTCACCTTGGCTATCTACATCAATTTTGCTGCCAATGTTATTCTCCTAGCTGGCAAAATTGCCGTCATCATCAGCGTCCCGTCGGTTTCGGTGCTGGCCAGCTTGGTGGACGCGGTTCTTGACTTCATCTCAACCGTCATCGTTTGGGTGACCACGGTTCTCATTCGCCAGCAGGATCAATATCGATATCCGATCGGAAGGCGGAGACTTGAGCCTTTGGGtgttcttgtcttttccGTGATCATGATTACTTCGTTCGTTCAAGTTGCTCTGGAGGCCATCCAGCGTCTTCTTTCTCCCGATCGTCACATCATTGAACT GGTTGTGCTGGCTTTGGTGTCGCATGGTGAAGAACTCGAGCGTACAGGCCCT GCGCAAAAACTAGTGCGGCAGATGCGAGTACAGATGTGA
- a CDS encoding hypothetical protein (COG:P; EggNog:ENOG503NV93) has protein sequence MRFAKTIKQIQGLQAYHAGDKLNVEVDIVLDASTPLKDSHDLSESLQYVLESVPIVDRAFVHVDYATYNLPTHMQQQGSS, from the exons ATGCGCTTCGCAAAAACCATCAAGCAAATCCAGGGCCTACAAGCCTACCATGCCGGTGATAAGCTCAACGTCGAGGTCGACATCGTCCTCGACGCCAGCACTCCATTGAAAGACAGCCACGACCTGAG CGAGAGCTTGCAATACGTTCTGGAGTCGGTCCCCATTGTTGACAGAGCGTTTGTCCATGTCGACTACGCAACGTATAATCTTCCCACACACATGCAGCAACAAGGGTCTTCCTAA
- the STT4 gene encoding Phosphatidylinositol 4-kinase stt4 (COG:T; EggNog:ENOG503NUX7): MARDVRRKAFERIAALAASDPASTSFDKSDLDRLCRVAPNHKRSFSSVNGHSAGGPPWPEAARIPMTIREYEILIALCKSAPALRSAQSAQKLARHLVPYLLDSHVQAFAHSPFFRKIEPSPTESLSYHVTAALLSLGNRHADVQQTVADSISAFLNACAHATESISPTDDDDPAALEDATRTATITVALLGFLDAACAQTNFWKTGSRLGLVSRLRDLLSQPFLVAIETAFSIIRNFHSPDRHVKEWRRWTHHYEDAGRPLGAMLLQKSFMKLLVAATSLLVAEEDALRETHILDIIMSGRGLRRPLTARSSEGDFRSVELYATVAIDQMNYLESSADFDSLLPAKQKLAFAVKAYALVSYLNACTLNEDAADGEVLMAWLEEALGDPSGMANHELAPVVLKSMALLCKVSPSYAINVSRLLPRFIVQSGAKSHIVVVASKCLAFVLQMLSKDAVITTLYTLGNVLSPGNERGLPGGPNGDGQDSSQIYAGRQSTGSSISFQFSGEEESAIVQGNVVQAICEIASACKDEKITGLAQSMLAQKIVKLSTPVDARIITGAASLALSGGQSEFRYLLKKYASVAHDAVVEHREALLHSVMKARNHISANIRADSPLYDTYLEHLLDGIISQGDAHTHQNHTKDSELELAAREIAQLLPPLATFMSANDFSLNDAADDDRRSMLRDAWFNIVVHGFTASTARGKESMKYLRIMAIHSPPLVLENREEENESDIDLNPILRRGESSDRESLMKKYLAELVPSRSSEIKGLSYRKTVFLHAAFLVESLRADAGDCTKALSYFLEPSMRRGDVSRTMDGIMKAVVDRYLVKTINATNPAFTAQYAATQLAKIFSSCCHRIERVQQAAFSCADRMIDAIPSALCQRSSLFALLELLTLMWSSCLEAEIDRYEPRTTFKSNKGDVVVELSDDYQSRQLTLQNLYQKAKRWLSSAISIAPADVKGLLQTYLSEFDDDSAFGHISLGRSFAVEVGSTIPSTDQRLGSLDRLGDCLINTASDFMAQYTTRQEYRYSEALPDQSMEWMSLMRPDRRASYLPSPGDESADANTALAHIEKRALNRKITSVTDVRDILRRAAALLCRSNRDECSIAHYLVSIPFSMFTKQSIKLGISLWLGVMNENPRMEPRILAEIVQQWEFTIQKKLGLFSPTIASPDPFFQRQEFAPSDSAAMTKRKQTVHNLLAPHSRLLQFLSSHYNATRLGNPDTNHMFLRLLDVTLEAVKHSTPHPMAREIRFQVVLLGLRVLKTSSTMGAIAQYRLKDQILSAGLGWFEAPPRWSFGSNILQLKTEIYLISDVQTALAATTNIGAQSAGSIKSLAAKEKLLGLLLDSELSRLGVWVRPTDSSRPPSTFHHQHHHTGKESPFEASIHPLIRTAWAESPSLAVHLASRFPYPRILKEVRWLLLNFPAKAIKEPEALPILIDGSLPEDVTFQLKYMLFWAPVNPITAVTLFLPAYKNHPYLIQYAMRALESHSVDVTFFYVPQIVQTLRYDALGYVERYILETAQFSQLFAHQIIWNMKANAYKDDDSQIPDAIKPTLDKVMGHMVDSFSDEDREFYEREFSFFDEVTSISGKLKPLIKRSKPEKKQKIEEELRKIKVEVGVYLPSNPDGSVIGIDRKSGKPLQSHAKAPFMATFRIKKKKPELDEAEELLAEPVQENQSADHDNTIEVWQSAIFKVGDDCRQDVLALQMIAAFRGIFHSVGLDVYVFPYRVTATAPGCGVIDVLPNSISRDMLGREAVNGLYDYFISKYGNEDSLRFQQARNNFVKSMAAYSVISFLLQFKDRHNGNIMIDDAGHILHIDFGFCFDIAPGGIKFERAPFKLTSEMLAVMGGGADTQAFKWFEELCVKAFLASRQYTEKLSQIVLLMMDSGLPCFKPESVKHFKERFVLDKTEREAAEFMKGLIKKSYGSYSTGIYDQFQLLTNGIPY, encoded by the exons ATGGCCCGTGACGTTCGGCGGAAGGCCTTCGAGCGCATCGCTGCCCTGGCAGCCTCGGACCCAGCGAGCACTTCATTCGACAAGTCAGACTTGGATAGACTATGCAGAGTTGCCCCCAACCATAAACGATCTTTTTCTAGCGTCAATGGCCACAGTGCAGGAGGGCCCCCTTGGCCAGAAGCTGCCCGTATTCCCATG ACTATTCGCGAATATGAAATTCTTATTGCCCTTTGCAAGTCGGCGCCGGCTTTGCGCAGTGCCCAGAGCGCCCAGAAACTGGCCCGTCACCTTGTCCCGTATCTGCTCGACTCCCATGTTCAGGCCTTCGCCcattccccctttttccGCAAGATCGAGCCGTCTCCTACCGAGTCACTGAGCTATCACGTTACCGCGGCTTTACTGTCCCTCGGAAATCGTCATGCCGATGTGCAGCAGACGGTGGCCGACAGCATCTCTGCGTTTCTCAATGCTTGTGCCCATGCCACTGAGAGTATTTCTCCAactgacgacgacgacccaGCCGCTTTGGAGGATGCCACAAGAACAGCGACTATTACCGTTGCCCTGCTGGGATTCCTGGACGCTGCTTGCGCTCAAACAAATTTCTGGAAGACCGGCAGCCGCCTCGGCCTTGTTTCTCGGTTGCGAGACCTCCTGTCGCAACCCTTTCTGGTCGCCATAGAAACCGCCTTCTCCATTATACGGAACTTTCACTCACCAGATCGTCATGTCAAAGAGTGGAGGCGATGGACGCACCATTACGAGGATGCCGGCCGTCCATTGGGGGCCATGCTGCTGCAAAAGAGCTTCATGAAGCTCCTAGTGGCGGCAACCTCTCTTTTGGTCGCTGAAGAGGATGCTTTGCGGGAGACGCACATTCTGGACATCATCATGTCTGGCCGTGGCTTGCGCAGACCCCTTACGGCAAGGAGTTCCGAGGGAGACTTTCGTTCTGTGGAGCTGTATGCAACCGTTGCCATTGACCAAATGAACTACCTGGAATCCAGCGCAGATTTTGACAGCCTTCTGCCCGCGAAACAGAAACTTGCGTTTGCTGTCAAGGCTTATGCTCTGGTCAGCTACTTGAATGCGTGCACCCTCAACGAGGATGCCGCAGATGGCGAGGTCCTCATGGCGTGGCTAGAAGAAGCACTTGGCGACCCGTCCGGTATGGCAAATCATGAATTGGCGCCTGTGGTCCTCAAGTCCATGGCTTTATTGTGCAAGGTCTCTCCTTCATACGCCATCAATGTCAGCCGCCTGCTTCCTCGATTTATCGTCCAGAGCGGCGCCAAAAGTCAtattgtggtggtggcatcaaAGTGCCTCGCCTTCGTCCTGCAAATGCTTTCCAAGGACGCCGTTATTACAACACTGTACACACTCGGCAACGTCTTGAGTCCCGGCAACGAGCGGGGACTTCCTGGCGGTCCCAATGGAGATGGCCAGGACTCTTCTCAAATCTACGCTGGCAGACAGTCGACCGGCAGCTCCATATCCTTCCAGTTCTCTGGCGAAGAGGAGTCGGCCATTGTTCAGGGTAACGTGGTTCAGGCAATCTGCGAGATTGCAAGCGCGTGTAAGGACGAGAAGATTACCGGTCTCGCTCAGTCAATGCTTGCACAAAAGATCGTTAAGCTAAGCACTCCAGTCGATGCGCGGATCATTACCGGCGCTGCCAGTCTGGCTCTCAGCGGGGGACAATCTGAGTTTCGCTATCTTTTGAAGAAATACGCCAGCGTGGCGCATGATGCCGTCGTCGAGCACAGAGAGGCACTTTTACACTCTGTCATGAAAGCTCGTAATCATATTTCAGCCAACATACGAGCAGACTCCCCGCTCTACGACACCTACCTAGAGCACTTGCTCGACGGCATCATCTCACAGGGAGACGCACATACGCACCAGAACCACACAAAGGACTCTGAGTTGGAGTTGGCTGCGCGTGAAATTGCCCAGCTGCTGCCTCCTCTGGCGACCTTTATGTCAGCCAATGACTTTTCCTTGAACGACGCCGCCGATGATGATAGACGTTCCATGCTTCGTGACGCATGGTTCAATATCGTCGTCCATGGCTTTACCGCGTCGACAGCCCGCGGAAAAGAAAGCATGAAGTATCTGAGGATCATGGCGATACATTCCCCGCctttggtgttggagaaccgcgaggaggagaacgaAAGCGATATTGACCTAAATCCCATTCTCCGCAGAGGGGAAAGTTCGGATCGGGAGTCTCTGATGAAGAAGTACCTTGCCGAATTAGTCCCCTCGCGGAGCAGCGAGATCAAAGGATTGAGCTACCGCAAGACCGTTTTTCTTCACGCGGCTTTCTTGGTTGAGAGTTTGCGGGCAGATGCTGGAGATTGTACCAAAGCACTCTCGTACTTCCTCGAGCCCAGCATGAGGCGAGGTGATGTGAGCAGGACCATGGATGGTATCATGAAAGCTGTCGTTGACCGCTACCTCGTCAAAACTATCAACGCCACGAACCCCGCCTTCACTGCGCAATATGCAGCCACGCAGCTCGCCAAGATCTTTTCCAGTTGCTGTCACCGAATTGAACGGGTTCAGCAGGCTGCTTTTAGCTGCGCTGACCGCATGATTGATGCGATACCCTCAGCCTTGTGCCAACGATCCTCGCTGTTTGCGCTGCTCGAGCTCCTGACCCTGATGTGGTCCAGTTGCCTGGAAGCCGAAATCGATCGGTACGAGCCTCGAACCACCTTCAAGTCGAACAAGGGGGACGTCGTTGTGGAGCTTTCGGACGACTACCAGTCCAGACAGCTTACTCTCCAGAACTTGTATCAAAAGGCCAAACGGTGGTTGTCAAGTGCCATCAGTATTGCGCCAGCCGATGTCAAAGGGTTGCTCCAGACCTACCTCTCCGAATTTGATGACGATAGCGCTTTCGGTCACATCTCACTTGGCAGATCATttgctgttgaagttggCTCGACCATTCCATCCACGGATCAGAGACTTGGCTCGCTTGACAGGCTTGGGGACTGCCTCATCAATACCGCCTCTGATTTTATGGCACAATACACTACGCGCCAGGAGTACCGATACTCTGAGGCACTTCCTGACCAGAGCATGGAATGGATGAGCCTCATGAGACCAGATCGCAGGGCCTCATACCTCCCATCTCCTGGCGACGAAAGCGCAGATGCGAACACGGCTCTTGCCCACATTGAGAAGCGTGCGCTGAACCGCAAAATTACATCAGTGACAGACGTCCGCGATATCCTTCGCCGCGCGGCCGCCCTCCTCTGCCGGAGCAATCGTGACGAATGCTCCATTGCACATTATCTTGTCAGCATACCCTTTTCCATGTTCACCAAGCAGTCCATCAAACTCGGAATCTCTCTTTGGCTGGGGGTCATGAACGAAAACCCCCGGATGGAGCCACGTATCCTGGCTGAGATTGTTCAGCAATGGGAGTTCACCAtccagaagaagctgggCCTTTTCAGTCCAACAATAGCTAGCCCAGATCCGTTCTTCCAGAGGCAGGAGTTCGCCCCGAGTGACAGCGCCGCGATGACGAAGCGCAAACAGACGGTTCACAACCTTCTAGCACCTCACTCAAGGCTACTGCAGTTCCTCAGCAGTCATTACAATGCCACCCGTCTGGGTAACCCTGACACGAACCACATgttcctccgcctccttgaTGTGACACTTGAGGCTGTCAAGcactcaacaccacacccaaTGGCAAGAGAAATTCGGTTCCAGGttgtccttcttggccttcgGGTACTCAAGACCAGCTCGACCATGGGCGCAATTGCACAATATCGTCTGAAGGATCAGATTCTGTCAGCGGGCTTGGGTTGGTTCGAAGCTCCACCGCGCTGGTCGTTTGGAAGCAACATTCTCCAGCTCAAGACCGAAATCTATCTGATCTCGGATGTCCAGACTGCCCTGGCTGCCACCACGAATATTGGTGCACAATCCGCTGGGAGCATCAAGTCCCTTGCGGCCAAAGAAAAGCTCCTTGGACTGCTTTTGGACAGCGAGCTTTCTCGACTGGGCGTCTGGGTTCGCCCAACTGACTCGTCACGacctccatcaaccttccatcaccaacaccatcataCCGGCAAAGAAAGTCCATTTGAGGCTAGCATTCACCCCTTGATCCGAACAGCCTGGGCGGAGAGCCCATCTCTAGCCGTACATTTGGCAAGCAGGTTCCCGTATCCACGTATCCTTAAAGAGGTCCGCTGGCTTTTGCTGAACTTTCCCGCCAAGGCTATTAAAGAACCCGAGGCACTGCCTATTCTTATCGATGGTTCCCTTCCAGAGGACGTCACTTTCCAACTCAAG TACATGTTGTTCTGGGCTCCTGTTAACCCAATCACTGCCGTGACGCTGTTTTTGCCAGCATACAAGAACCACCCTTATCTTATTCAGTATGCTATGCGAGCATTGGAAAGCCACTCAGTGGATGTGACATTCTTTTATGTCCCTCAGATCGTACAGACTCTGCGCTACGATGCCTTGGGCTATGTCGAACGCTACATCCTCGAAACCGCACAGTTTTCACAGCTCTTCGCCCATCAGATCATTTGGAACATGAAGGCCAATGCTTACAAAGACGACGACTCGCAGATCCCCGACGCCATCAAGCCGACGCTGGACAAAGTCATGGGCCACATGGTGGACAGCTTTTCGGACGAGGATCGTGAGTTTTACGAGCGCGagttttctttctttgacGAGGTAACCAGCATCTCGGGGAAGCTCAAGCCGTTGATCAAGAGATCAAAGccagagaagaagcaaaagatcgAGGAGGAACTGCGGAAGATCAAGGTCGAAGTTGGGGTCTACCTTCCCAGCAATCCTGATGGCTCAGTCATTGGTATTGACCGTAAATCCGGTAAACCGCTACAGAGTCACGCCAAAGCACCCTTCATGGCGACCTTCCGTatcaaaaagaagaagcccgagcttgatgaggccgaggagctgCTCGCGGAACCGGTACAAGAGAACCAAAGTGCCGATCACGACAACACAATTGAGGTTTGGCAGTCAGCCATCTTCAAGGTTGGCGATGATTGTCGGCAGGACGTTCTCGCCCTGCAGATGATCGCTGCTTTCCGAGGCATTTTCCACAGTGTTGGCCTGGACGTCTACGTGTTTCCCTACCGCGTCACGGCGACAGCGCCAGGCTGCGGTGTCATTGACGTTCTTCCCAACTCCATCTCACGCGACATGCTGGGCCGTGAAGCCGTCAATGGTCTCTACGATTACTTCATCTCCAAGTATGGCAACGAGGATTCGCTTCGGTTCCAGCAGGCACGCAACAACTTTGTGAAGAGTATGGCTGCCTACTCGGTCATCTCGTTTCTGTTGCAGTTCAAGGACCGCCACAATGGCAATATCATGATTGACGACGCCGgccacatcctccacatcGATTTCGGCTTCTGCTTTGACATCGCGCCGGGCGGTATCAAGTTTGAGCGCGCACCCTTCAAACTGACGTCCGAGATGCTTGCCGTGATGGGCGGTGGTGCAGATACACAAGCCTTCAAGTGGTTCGAAGAACTGTGTGTCAAGGCATTTTTGGCGTCTCGGCAGTACACGGAGAAGCTCTCGCAGATTGTGCTACTCATGATGGACAGCGGGCTACCTTGCTTCAAACCGGAGAGCGTCAAGCACTTCAAAGAGCGTTTTGTGCTGGACAAGACCGAACGTGAGGCCGCCGAGTTTATGAAGGGCCTGATTAAGAAGAGCTACGGCAGCTACTCGACCGGCATATATGACCAGTTCCAGCTGTTGACGAACGGCATCCCGTACTGA
- the PRE7 gene encoding Proteasome subunit beta type-6 (EggNog:ENOG503NZ3T; COG:O; BUSCO:EOG0926457R; MEROPS:MER0005692): MAMFSQNPLLNGPNYSFSEAPKFNAPEGARQHRFDPYTDNGGSTLAIAGADFTIMAGDTRLTSGYSINSRFHPKVFKIGGTTSDQSDATLVLSVVGFAADGEALKERLDAICKMYRYRHGKPMSVKACAQRLSTILYQKRFFPYYAYAILGGLDEEGKGAVYSYDPVGSYEREQCRAGGAAASLIMPFLDNQVNFKNQFIPGSGEGHALQERERRPLTRQEVETLVKDAFDGAVERHIEVGDGLQMMIITKEGIEEVILPLKRD; this comes from the exons ATGGCCATGTTCAGCCAGAACCCGCTCTTGAACGGGCCCAACTACTCGTTCAGCGAGGCACCCAAATTCAACGCTCCCGAGGGAGCTCGACAGCATCGCTTTGACCC ATACACCGACAATGGTGGCTCGACCCTTGCCATCGCCGGCGCcgacttcaccatcatggcTGGCGATACCCGTTTGACCTCGGGTTACAGTATCAACTCTCGGTTCCACCCCAAGGTGTTCAAGATCGGCGGCACAACTTCCGACCAGAGTGATGCAACACTGGTTCTCTCGGTCGTAGGGTTTGCGGCGGACGGGGAAGCTCTCAAGGAACGGCTCGATGCCATTTGCAAAATGTACCGCTACCGCCATGGGAAACCCATGAGCGTCAAGGCGTGTGCACAGCGGCTGTCGACAATTCTTTACCAGAAGCGATTCTTCCCATACTACGCCTATGCTATCCTTGGCGgcctcgacgaggagggcaagggagCCGTCTACTCATACGATCCAGTCGGCAGCTACGAGCGGGAACAATGCCGGGCAGGCGGTGCCGCGGCCAGTTTGATCATGCCATTCCTCGACAACCAAGTCAACTTCAAGAACCAGTTCATTCCGGGCAGCGGTGAAGGTCATGCTCTCCAAGAACGCGAGCGACGCCCGTTGACTCGTCAGGAGGTCGAGACTCTGGTGAAGGATGCCTTTGACGGGGCTGTCGAGCGTCATATTGAAGTCGGCGACGGACTGCAGATGATGATTATTACAAAGGAAGGGATTGAGGAGGTTATTTTGCCCCTCAAGAGAGATTAG
- a CDS encoding hypothetical protein (EggNog:ENOG503NY3C; COG:A; COG:T) — MGDTPLQHGAPTEFLGQDAPPGTLSVSSSSLGPGHIAAEHPSVYPSTRPQQQPDAGSQHAFATQLEMTHQQRTGGFDMSSMANALPQQAYRPGSYGQSPQRYNAPGISSSGTAPQIPVSQYGAPNAMGPAALSPQYYIPQPHMAAQYYPTPLPPQQPAGANMPPRGDVNYYGSHVVNQQHHPGAHYYYPPTAHFSGQSPHVATQLMLGQYAQSNLHHLDAGAQHPHLNNQGVPIHSPAHHGTPSTESRQNNVVRGPPRKPRQSGHAIWIGNLPPQTELMSLVHHVCKEADGLESLFLISKSNCAFANFKDEQSCIAAQRKLHDSKFMTVRLVSRLRKSTVEGPAGITAPTGPAISSTPTVTAAQEQAATIGADSDETKTPAFSTPAAAADSSVTSPKLESGSSQKDRFFVLKSLTVEDLELSVRTNIWATQSHNEEALNNAFKDSDNVYLVFSANKSGEYFGYARMTSPINDDPAAAIEFAPKAQSSADVDLPKAIATEATEFAPKGRIIDDSARGTIFWEADRGDQTPDGGQDEESGGSVGGDNGSVQGVGQENGVGAESKAWGKPFHLEWLSTARLPFYKTRGLRNPWNSNREVKIARDGTELEPSVGRRLIGLFNRIQSPAMPIIPGMGPGPVPVHVPVSTAGIPLAAGGYSMPSVLMR, encoded by the exons ATGGGAGATACACCACTCCAGCACGGCGCTCCAACAGAGTTCCTCGGACAAGACGCCCCTCCGGGAACGCTTTCGGTCTCATCCTCAAGTCTCGGGCCGGGTCACATCGCTGCTGAGCATCCGTCCGTGTACCCCTCAACACgccctcaacagcagccagaCGCCGGATCGCAACATGCCTTTGCAACTCAACTCGAAATGACGCATCAACAAAGAACCGGGGGCTTCGATATGAGCAGCATGGCCAACGCCCTGCCCCAGCAAGCATACCGACCGGGCTCTTACGGACAAAGCCCACAGAGATATAACGCGCCTGGAATATCATCCTCCGGAACGGCGCCTCAAATCCCTGTCTCTCAATATGGGGCACCGAACGCTATGGGACCCGCCGCCCTTTCTCCTCAGTATTACATACCACAACCGCATATGGCGGCGCAGTACTACCCGACTCCCCTacccccccagcagccagcgGGTGCTAACATGCCACCTCGGGGAGATGTGAACTACTATGGTAGCCATGTTGtgaaccaacaacatcacccaGGCGCACACTACTATTACCCGCCGACCGCACACTTTTCTGGGCAGTCGCCGCATGTAGCAACACAGCTCATGCTTGGACAGTATGCGCAATCGAATCTGCACCACCTCGATGCTGGTGCGCAACACCCGCATCTCAACAATCAAGGGGTTCCCATCCATTCCCCGGCCCATCATGGAACGC CCTCGACAGAAAGCCGTCAAAATAATGTTGTTCGCGGTCCTCCCCGAAAGCCGCGCCAGAGTG GCCACGCTATATGGATCGGCAACCTACCTCCTCAGACAGAGCTCATGAGTTTGGTTCATCACGTTTGCAAGGAAGCTGATGGACTGGAGTCACTGTTCCTCATCTCGAAAAGTAACTGCGCGTTCGCGAACTTCAAGGACGAGCAGTCATGCATCGCGGCGCAACGAAAACTCCACGACTCAAAATTCATGACTGTCAGACTGGTCAGCCGGTTGCGAAAAAGCACGGTAGAGGGACCTGCCGGTATCACGGCACCGACAGGACCGGCTATCTCGTCCACGCCGACGGTAACAGCGGCTCAGGAACAAGCTGCTACTATTGGAGCCGATTCGGATGAAACAAAAACTCCCGCTTTTTCGACGCCGGCGGCCGCTGCCGATTCGAGTGTAACAAGCCCCAAGTTGGAAAGTGGTTCTTCTCAGAAGGACAGGTTCTTTGTTCTCAAGAGTCTGACggtggaggacttggagcTGAGTGTCAGAACGAATATATGGGCGACTCAGTCGCATAACGAAGAGGCCCTCAATAATGCCTTTAAA GACTCGGACAACGTCTATCTCGTGTTCTCTGCAAACAAATCTGGCGAATACTTTGGCTACGCCCGCATGACATCTCCCATCAACGACGACCCCGCAGCAGCGATAGAATTTGCACCCAAGGCACAGTCCTCGGCTGATGTTGACCTTCCCAAGGCCATAGCCACCGAAGCCACCGAATTCGCGCCCAAGGGCCGGATTATCGATGACTCTGCCCGCGGCACCATTTTTTGGGAGGCAGACCGCGGAGACCAGACGCCTGATGGCGGGCAAGATGAGGAATCCGGTGGGTCGGTCGGTGGGGACAATGGAAGTGTCCAAGGTGTTGGTCAAGAgaatggggttggtgctgaGTCTAAAGCATGGGGCAAGCCGTTCCATCTGGAGTGGCTGTCAACGGCGAGGCTTCCGTTTTATAAGACTAGGGGACTTAGAAATCCCTGGAACTCCAACagggaggtgaagattgCTAGAGACGGAACAGAGCTGGAGCCCTCAGTTGGAAGGAGGCTGATTGGGTTGTTCAACAGGATACAGAGTCCGGCCATGCCTATCATTCCAGGAATGGGACCAGGGCCAGTGCCTGTGCATGTCCCTGTGTCAACGGCCGGAATCCCGCTGGCAGCCGGGGGCTACTCCATGCCGAgtgtgttgatgaggtga
- a CDS encoding hypothetical protein (COG:O; EggNog:ENOG503P2JN) encodes MFSRSFYGADPSFTPLFRLLDDFDNYSREVQGNGNDHHQNGSRNSRRAIRTFTPKFDISESADAYELHGELPGIAREDLSIEFTDPQTIVIKGKVERTRTAGTPPAGLLENNGQASKAITESGEDQHPSHKVTVEDEKPEDEKATSTTTVAKTGENKEAATHHKNKQPETKFWLQERSIGEFSRTFSFPSRVELDGVKAGLDNGILTVVVPKAKKPQVHKVPIC; translated from the coding sequence ATGTTCTCCCGCAGCTTCTACGGTGCCGACCCCAGCTTCACTcccctcttccgcctccttgACGACTTTGACAACTACTCGCGCGAAGTCCAAGGTAACGgcaacgaccaccaccagaacgGATCCCGCAACTCTCGCCGCGCCATTCgcaccttcacccccaagTTCGACATCAGCGAGTCGGCTGATGCCTACGAGCTCCACGGCGAGCTCCCTGGCATTGCCCGCGAGGACCTGAGCATCGAGTTCACCGACCCCCAGACCATTGTGATCAAGGGCAAGGTGGAGAGAACCCGCACCGCCGGAACCCCTCCCGCGGGTCTCCTCGAGAACAACGGCCAAGCCAGCAAGGCCATCACCGAGAGCGGCGAGGACCAGCACCCTTCTCACAAGGTCAccgtcgaggatgagaagcccgaggacgagaaggccaccagcaccaccaccgtggCCAAGACCGGCGAGAACAAGGAGGCTGCCACCCACCACAAGAACAAGCAGCCCGAGACCAAGTTCTGGCTCCAGGAGCGCTCGATCGGCGAGTTTAGCCGCACTTTCAGCTTCCCCAGCCGGGTCGAGCTCGACGGTGTCAAGGCTGGCCTCGACAATGGCATCTTGACTGTTGTGGTGCCCAAGGCGAAGAAGCCTCAGGTCCACAAGGTTCCGATCTGCTAG